One Vicia villosa cultivar HV-30 ecotype Madison, WI linkage group LG5, Vvil1.0, whole genome shotgun sequence genomic window, AATTTTTGTTTTAGTGTGGTGATGATTGTTTGGCACTAAAAGGCATCGGATATGCAACGATCATTATCAGCATCATCAACATCTTTAAAGAGTTCGATGCATTGGAGGTGTCTGCAGGGAACCATTAAGATAACTGGAAGCACGCGTACACCGGCATTATTGCAGCATTGGGTGGCATTGCGGTACTTTTAGAAGCTTACACATGGATCATTGAGATTGAAGCTGCACATTAGGATATGAGATTGAAGCTTCACATGGAGCTCTATGTAACTCTAGGTGGAATTCTTGTGAGGGATTTCTCCCCTTCAGGTAAATAAGTTGCACCAGTTTTCCTTTTATCTTCTTAAGTTACACCAAACCCGTTTACATTATCATAATCTGTTTAGATAGGTGACTTTATTTGAATACCTCCAACTTTATCATGTTTGATATCTTAGGTGTGGCTTTAGACAAAAAATAATTCGGTTTATTTCGTGAAATAACTTTTATCTGTCATGAGGGGCCACACCACATACTTTTTACGTCTTCTATAACTCATGTTTTGTTTGTGCTAATACTCTACTTTAAATGTTTGTAAGGAGTGATTGTGATAAGGAAATCAATGTGTGTGTACATAACTATCTGTTATATCTTGGAAATGAATGTACCAACAGGGTGCCTTGATTGAAGGTGCAAAGGGGAAAACAACAGCGGAAGACCAGTCTCAAAGTGGTCTTGGGTTTTGGTCTGGTATCAGCACCAATGTGAATCCCTCTAATGCCGGTCTTTCTCTTTACTTAGGGGCTGGATTTGAGAGGGTGATGCATGAATGTCGATGTCACTTCTTTGGCTTATTTTGTAATTTATCATAGTTCTATTGCCTGATTTTCACTTCTTATTTTATGCCTCTGGATTCCATATTAAAGTTATGATCATTTGAAGCAATGCCTCTGAACTAACAACAATGATCACTGGCTTCTCACGAATTTTTTCTTGCTGAAAATGTATTAAATCCAGATAAATTTTAGGGAAGTTTTGAAGGCATACATCATGTTGCCACAGAAGGTTGGTTTCTTCTCTAAATATTGATGGCACTATTATTTCATACTAGGTTAAGAATTGCTGCCTATATGGTCACATAATACAAAGATTTATTTAAAACAGTTTCTGTGTTGAATCAGATTTATCACCTCAAGAAAGACCGTGTTGTCAAGTAAAAGCCGTAAGAATAATAACATTCCGTGCGAAATTCGCAAACACCGGGACTTGGAGCAGGCTTCTGCTATAGCAGAGAAAGAATCGGCATCATGTGGTTCCTTGAGATACAAAATTCAGAACAGACCATGGAGTTACATTCTTTAATGCATTTACCTGAATACTCTTAGCTCAGTTGTTAGAAACAATCTCAACATCGCCATGGAAAGGTGCAAAATCATAAGGATAAGCTCGGTTATCAGTCAGGTTTGCGTCAAGGCTTTTGTTACGTTTGGTATAACTAACAATCAAGGTGATACTTTCATTTGTCTTAGGCTATGTTTTATTGAGGTGGAATGAAGTTTGTACTGATCTGTACATATAAACTGCAGTTCACTTCCCAAATATTTGAAAAGAAGTTTCTACTGATCTGTACATATAAACTGCAGTTTACTAATTTTTTTATGCTTATTTTGTTTGATCACAGGGCATTGATTATTTGAATTATGGTAATCGTTTCAATCCTCTTATGTTTCGTATACGGAATTTGATTCCTCTGTATGTTCCCATTTATTACCATCATATGAATATCTAATATATTTAGACTTGGCTTATCATATTAGAAATGTATTTTCAGTCCTTTTCTTTATCAGTAGTCGGTTATGCCCAACTATTGGTGATGCAGCGGTTAAATCATTTAATAGTGTTGACACAAACTCCCATTTTATGAATGGAGCACTCATGGACTCAAATGTTTCATCATTTGGATTTTTGGGGCAGATTCCTATTGACTCAGATATttaatcaatttgatttttgGGGCATATTTCTAGAAACTTCAGTGTTCTAGATCTGACTGCTGATCTTCTTCAGAGTTCTGGTATGTTTTCTTTCCAATTCGTAAAGAGTCATTGCTGCATCTGTTTCAGTTTGATTGCATACTTTTCTCCTTTCATGAACGAGTGTGTTTAATGATGAGTAGATTGCAACTATTGAAAACAACATAAATAATAAGGCACAGTTTGCTTTAAGGCCAAAAAATCTCTTGAAACCTCTATTATTTTCCCATTGTATTGATACAAAACATGAAATTATTTTGGCCAAACACGTACTGATACTATTTGGTTATCTTGCTTGCAGATTGAACATCACCCCTAAAATGAAGTGTCTGTAAATAGAAGTTTAGAAGTTTGACAGACTATGAAATTCCAACTCTTCGGTTAACGCGTGTATATGAATTCACTAACCATAATCTGCAATGAAGGGAAATTAAATTTGAAAGGGTTTATATGTACTTAAAGAATCAAGCAATTCATTCACATACCAGTTGAGTCGCCTGCCACTGTGGAGGATAACCAACTGCCATCTTCATGGCCTTCTAAGAGTTGGAGGTAACATTACATCCATGTCTTAGAATTTGGTTTTAAGGGCCTAGCTCATGCCTATCAAACACACTTGTGAGGTGATACAAGATTACTGAAATTGTTTTACATTTTTAGTTTCACTTGAAAGTTACTCCTATACTATCTTCCATTGCAATTCAGGAAACAAGACTACAAGGGTTTTCAACACTACCGTCATGTAAACAAGTCGACACATTGATTGTCTTACAAATCACAATCTTTGTGTTCCAGGCCAACAGATTGTGCTTCCTTCTGCTAAGGTGGCTACTACAGTCCTGATAAGGTGAGTTTTTCAGATTTTGCATCCATCGAGCGTACACAATTAAGTGCTTTATATTTTTCTGATGACATATTGTATATGACTTTTGACCTTCAGGCACTATGATTATGTTGATGAATTTCCATGAGGTACTTGAAGTTCAGGTTACAAAAAGTGAGATCAAATGATTTTCATGGAGACAGATGGAGGAATTGAAAACTTTGATCCAAGTGATTCCAATTTGGCCCGCTGGAATTCTTGGAGTGCATGTGATCTAATTGAACCTGATGGAAATCCCATTGTCGAGAGGTTTAATGGCTTACATTTTTTGTAAGCAGAAAATCTCAATTATTGTTTTATGGAAATTAGAAAAACAGTTATGTCAAATAACTCGGTGGTTTTCAAGGTTTTGTTGCATCTGATTAGGTGATTAATCTAATTAATATTCATCTGAATCAATTAAAGTGGTGGAAACTAAAAAAGAAAACCTTGGCTTCACACCTACGTCTCCTAGAGAAAACACATATGAGATGCTTGGTATGTCATGACATGATATCAGATAATTCCTTACTATATAATTAGTTAAACATGGATGATTAATTAGTTAAAAACTTAAGAACCATTTAGAATAATAATGAGAGCTCAGAGGATACCATGGAAGACAATGTACTTAATTAAAGGGATTTTTATATTCCAAGAAAGTGGTGGTTTAATGTGGCAAACCCATGAAGCTATGTGGATTGAGAATTGAGAATActgttaatttaaaatagttatattattattcatgattttcctatttttttcttttaaatcatAAACTTATTTTATAAGCAAGACAAATTATTGAAACGAAatcgaaaaaataaaaaaacatcgatcattttcttaaatttctatataattaaataatttacttttgattttttaattttctcttatattttgtctttcatttctcttagaatcttttattaaaattttattaatattaaatatttctcGTATCAATCGGTGTAACACACCAGTAcctgtgcgaacgcacgggtaacacatCAGTGTCGTGCGAACGTACGGGTAACACACCAGTATCgtacgaacgcacgggtaaccatGACAAAGTTCACTCAAACACACGAATTTAATATATGAaaagttaaaatatatattattgatgtaaaacagTTTTAGTAAaaacaaatttattaataatgTCAAAATATGTCCTTTCTTTATATTTAATAGAAagacatatatttaatttaaatatttaatttaaatatgtcTTTCTCATATttcaatataatatatatatatatatatatatatatatatatatatatatatatatatatatatatgtatatatgtatatatatatgtatatatatatatatatgtatatatatatatatgtatatgtatatatatatatatatatatatatatatatatatatatatatatatatatatatatatatatatatatatatatatatatatatatatatatatatatatatatatatatatatatatatatatattaccattggattaaaaatatgagtttaaaggtagtgcactgacagtgtaaacaaactttacacatacatccaatcaaaatccttacatttgccatgtcatattaatttttttaaattaaaattatgttttaattggatgcatggttgtgattgattgacagtgtaaaaatattttacactgtcagtgcatatccctttttctctaaaaatatagtccaaattatatatattaccatatatttaacattttttcaaCTAATTCTGATTTTAGATATTCATTACTCTAATTTATATTaacattttttcaatataatatatatatatatatatatatatatatatatatatatatatatatatatatatatatatatatgtttcaaCTAATTCTGATTTTAGATATtcacttctctaatttattaaactttataaaCCATTCTATTATTACAACtctattaaacttttttttttttatcaatttaatagtTTTGTCTAAACAatataacttttatattttaattttatataaatttttttcttcGATTTTTTACTTAATACTATATGTATTTGATAAACTCGGTCCAacccacaccagaacccgtgcgaacgtataggattacataatatgcgccacataggattacataatattcacatagaatattctgtatctgttaagtacaaactgaatctttcttccagttctgcaggcgcgatgtcatgagttgatgtcatgacattccatcgtaatttttttagcttttattttttattatattttttatcttttattattcacataatttatattaaaattttttattgatctaaatgtttttacgggtaccagacatttttctatatatttaattaattttttttacgggtacccaacatttttctatacattcaattattattttttcacgggtacctgacacttttctatacatttaattattattttttcacgggtaccagacatatttccatacattcaattattattttttaacgggtaccagacatttttctattaaaaaatatacatctaaaacaaatgcgcgtctcataccagaacccgtgcggacgcacgggtttgttaccaGTTGATAATTGATAATGGATCGGAATTAATACTAGATAATAGAGGTTTGATTTGATACCaattagggatgtcaatggggcggggcggggacgggggatacattcccatcacaatccccgccctcgaatctattccccatccccgcttcgGATCCCCGCTACGGGGAGATTTTGTCCCCCGTCCCCATCCCCACGGATCCCCGCGGGTCCCCacgggtccccacggatccccaaggtttataaacatgattttttattttttattttaaaccaaattaatagtaaaaagcttcaaaaactaaccacaagaaatttaaaaattattcctttatgataaatatattgttttaacaatatttaatctataatattgaatGTCAttaccaccaaaatttcaaactaaaaaaattgaaataatcatttagatctcactcttttactaacaatacatatatattttaaatttgtgtataaaattaattatatgaaatgacaaataaacttacataataatttaaaattatatattaatcaagGACATTGTGCTATTTTAGgcggggcggggactccacggggcggaggatatttacgccacccccatccccgaagtgccttcggggagactttgttccccaaCCCCGTCCCCGTGGGAGAAAATTTCCCCGTCTTTGGAGCCCCAAACGGGGAATCCCCATGGGGATCCCcgctaacggaggcaagttgacatccctaataCCAATCAATTCATACATAATCTaaaagtaaaaaatgaaaagaaaaaaaaaaggtaaaattcAGTATCTGATCTGAACAGCTGAATATCGATGGGAtctaacaaacaaatcttttattactATGTCTTATCAAATAAACAAATCCTTTAAAATTACGTACCCAAACACACTAGTACACTACCACGACGGTCCAACTACTCCAATTCATCATTCGGCAAAACGCTGCTATCTCCTCCGAAACTCAAAACACTGCTTTCTGTCATCACAGGTTGAACACTCTGCCCGGTGCTTCCCCCTTACTTCAATTCTACCAACAATTATCTTAaattttccattttctttttgttCCAGATATCAATTCCAGTTCAAAAATGTCTGTTGCAAATCCTATAAGAAAGTTGATTAAATGCGTTATTATTGATTTGGATGGCACCTTGCTCAACACAGATGGCATAGTTTGCAACGTTTTGAAGGTTTCGTTAGGAAAATATGGTAAAGAGTGGGATGGAAGAGAAACCCTTAAAATTGTGGGGAAGACGCCTTTTGAAGCTGCTTCTGCTGTTGTTGAGGATTATGGACTTCCTTGCTCGCCAATTCAATTTATTTCCGAGATTTCGCCGCTATTCTCTGATCAGTAATAACTCTCCATTTTGTCTTTATCTTTTTTGTTGGATGTTATTCTGTTACATTGTTTTCTAATTTTTAAGGGGATTATAGACTCTTCCATTGTGTGTTATGTTTCATATTGGTATGTTAATGTTCCTTCACACACAGAAACTTGGATTGAACTTGTTGCATTTCAAAGTAATGAGGGAATTTTGCTTGATTCTCATGTTAGGTGGTGTAATATTAAAGCACTTGCTGGTGCCAATCGGTTGATTAAACATTTGAAAAGCAATGGAGTTCCAATGGTCTTAGCATCAAACTCTCCAAGGGAAAGCATTGATGCCAAAATATCCTTTCACGACGGTATGGATTTATTTCAGAAACCTTAGTCTTTTTGCATTCCATTTGTCATTCTTGTGATATTCAAAGTATGAGCTAGTTTCTTAGGTTATATTCTTTCCATGCAGGATGGAAAGATTCTTTCTCTGTCATAATTGGGGGAGACGAAGTTCGAGCAGGGAAACCTTCCCCTGACATGTGAGATGCAAAAAATGTTTTGTTTATCCTTGATTACCGAGGGTTACTTGTCTACTATACTAGTAAGATAATTTTCTTATGAAAACTTCAAATTGTGATTTATTGCATCAGATTCTTTGAAGCTGCTAGGAGGTTACACATAGAGCCTTCCAGCTGTCTTGTGATTGAAGACTCTTTGTGAGTGTCCTTCTCTTCTAACTTTGTTTGATTTATGTACCAGATTCAAGCCTTCTTTGATGGTTAAAAGTAAGGACCATTCAAGGACAGATAAACATGTTTGTTGTATTCTTGCATTCTTTTAAAAAGTAAAACCTGGTTCTTGTCGAAACTTTCTTTTGACTGTTGTACATAATccaaaacctgcaaaatagcttTATTAGTCAGATATTTAGGCATTCTACCTGTTACTTCGAAGTTCTTAAACACCAAGTTGGGAAAAAAAAATGGTTCACAAATTTCACAGTTGGTAATGCCCACGCTTAGACCAGTATTGTGGTTCACATGAAATACTATCAGTTTCAGGCCTTATAGTTTCTCATTCTAGCCACTAAATTGATCATAAACTTTTAATTAATACTACTGGAAATAATTTCTAAGAGAATAAATAATGGTGCCTTGTAGACAGGaaagaaaatattccattaagTCAACGTTTGAAAACACCAATCAGAATTTCAAGCCAAAGTTTTTAATATGTGCTTGGAAGCAAACATGTCACTGAGGATAACTGGCGGTTTCACATCTGGATGACCTTACCAATGGTTCAAGGTTTTGTGTTTTGAACTAGGCTACACTAGTAATTTTAAACATGTTATAACTAAGTTACTAACTCAATAGTCAGATGGTAGATAAATTAACAATGTTTCAACTGCTTGATCCCCCTTGGtttataattttagaaaatataacTTTCTGTGGAAAGAAATGTGTACTATCAAGAAAAATAGAGCTGAGAGCAAAACCTCAATAATGAGAGGTTCCATCTGATTTAGTAGGTGATATCCCTGCGAGAGAAATAATTTCCGGATATAACATAAGTGCACTACTACATATGGAAAAGAGTCATGTATGTTAATGTCATGTACCTGTTGAGCCATACACAACACTTTATTCCTTGATCCAATTGTAAGGAGTGCTTAGGATTCAAATTAGAAACAAAAATACATTTCAGATCTGGGGTATCTGGAAGGTAAAGATCATCATAATGAAATTTCGGAAGTGCTTAATCTAGTTGTTCCTTTACTTATAACCAAGTGTCTCAAGCTATTTGGGCAATAAGAAACCTTAATCAATGAGTTATTAATGGATTTACCTTAAATTCAAAGGATTTTGGATTGCACTGTAAGTACCTGGGAACATTCTATGGTTGTTGAGCTCTAGTATAACTATAACCCTGACCAAACAACATAATTGCCTATCATGTATTTATTTTAGAGGTTTGGCCTATAATTTTTCATTGTCGCCCTTAAATGTCATTGATCAATTTGTAAGAAATTGTGTGTATGGGCTTGCTCATATCACGCTCACTAGATTGATctatattacttcataaattgaTCTATCTTAAAAAAGAATGAGTTAAACTATTTTGTTTACTCTTTTCCATATGCTTATATGCTCCtggattgattgattgattgattatttagGAGTTTCTTGCTGCACAAATTAGTTATCTATTCCATTGTAGGAGAACTGAATATGGTAATTTCGTTTTATGTAAGATACCACATTATGTTAAATACAGTTGAAAAAACTTGTCCAATACCTAGAGTTGTACAATAACAACTCGAGAGAGGAAGGGCAGCGTCATACTTCTTTATCATTACGTAAATAGATCCACTAGAAAATCACCTGGAGCTAGGCCATACTATAAAGTATGACACTTAAACATTCCACAGGCTTAATGTATAAGAACAAACACAGCCAGGTATAAATATGAAAAAGAACCTAAAAGTATACCTTAACTTCGTTGATGTCAACATTGACAATTTGTAGTAACCGGTCATCAATCATGTGTTCTACCTAAGAAGTCATATTAGTATAGTCAGCATAGCAATATCAATTGGAACAATATGCCCATTTAACTTAAAACTTAAACCTTCTGTTGAAAGTTTTATCCTATCATTCATTACACTTCAAAAAATAAACTTCTTTAAAATTGTTGATTTTTCCCTTTATCATAGTTGCCccatatatttttttctaaaaattatcTACTTGGCTACTTCAGACCTGGTGTTACTGCCGGTAAGACTGCTGAAATGGAGGTGGTTGCTGTACCATCACTCCCGAAACAGTCTCATCTCTTTACTGCAGCAGATGAGGTGATAAATTCCCTACTTGATTTGCAACTTGAAAAGTGGGGTCTACCACCATTTACCGATTGTAAATCCTGAATACCTTAAGATAATGTTGTGTTTGTGCATTTCCTTTATTGGCATGACATTTTCATTTGAACTAGTATTATAAATTTATTGCAGGGGTAGAGGGAACTTTGCCTGTAGATCCTTGGTATATTGGTGGTCCTGTCATCAAGGGATTTGGCCGTGGGTCGAAAGTACTCGGGATTCCTACAGGTTCGTTTTCAATTTTCACCGTTTTCTTGTGCTATATGGCATGAAGCTGAAACATAGAGGAGCCAAAAGATGGGTAATTCAAAATGATGCAATGAGGTTTATCGCAATTATATTTAGTGATTGCTTGTTTTATTAGAAGCTTGAGATTCTGATTTTGAAATTTCCACCTGACTGTGAGGATTATGCCATCTTAAACAATTTTAAGCCTATTTGCATAATAAGACTTTGTTTGGGAGTTTAGGAAGGGAAGGGAGggatttgagaaaaatgaaggacaAAGTGGAAAAAATTGAAGGTTTTGGGAGGAGAGGACTTTATGgagtttatttttctttctaataTTGGGAATTCAAAAATTGTATAGGAGGGCTTTGATAAATTATCATAATTCAATCTATCTTGTTATAATTCTCTATATATATTaatcacatgcattcatttatCATTATATACAAAACATTATTTCAAAATAGTTATAAGATTTATCTATTTTTTCTCAACTCTTCCCCCTTCCCTCCATACTCTCAAATATAGTCTAAGAGTATCGGTGTACTATTTTTTCAGCTAATTTGTCAACAAAGGACTATTCAGATCTCCTTTCAGAGCATCCTGCTGGAGTTTATTTTGGTTGGGCTGGATTATCAGCAAGAGGTATTTTTAAAATGGTGATGAGCATTGGTTGGAATCCATATTTCAGCAACAAAGAAAAGACTATAGTAAGTTGTTTATTTTAAACCTCCGCTATAACTATTTACCTCAGAATTTTCACATGCTATATGTTTTTTCCTTTAGGAACCATGGTTGCTTCATGAATTCACCGAGGATTTCTATGGGGAAGAGCTGCGGCTGGTTATAGTTGGTTACATACGTCCTGAGGTATAGCTGCCTACAACATTTCTGCGTCATGCTtgtcttgtcttgctcttcatcTTTTGAATTTCTCTAAAATTGGGCACTGTGCATTGCAGGAAAATTTTCCATCTCTTGAAAGCTTGATTGCCAAGATTCATGAAGATCGCAGAGTTGCTGAGAGAGCTCTTGATCTTCCCATGTATTCAAGTCATAAGAATGATTCATATTTGAGAAGCTCATAGTACTTATTTTATTAGCTTCTTAGGAAGAAACCTCTGCATTTGTACTAGTGCCAAAAACAGTTTGGTTGTATTATTTCTTGTGATTCTCAATCACCACTCACCATAACACAAATTGATTTGTAACATACATAAATTATCATGAAAAACCACTATTTCGCTTGCAATATTTGTCGTCCCTATTGGGTAATTAGATCTATTACATCAATGCAGCAGAGAGATTGAAACAAGATCTATTGAAGACTAATAGTTAGTTAATTGTTAGATATTAGTTTGTTACTTAGTTTACAAGCAATGTTATGCTATGTTAAAGTGTACAATAAGTAGAGTATGCATTTGTAACTATGTATAAACTCTCTGTATTGATAATTATTAATCAAAAGAAGAGTTTCTATCACTCTTATTTTATTTCCACAATATCCTTAATTGAACCCTTAGCTATTTCTTGTTCCCTAATATGAAATATATTCATGTTCCTC contains:
- the LOC131602735 gene encoding bifunctional riboflavin kinase/FMN phosphatase, which encodes MSVANPIRKLIKCVIIDLDGTLLNTDGIVCNVLKVSLGKYGKEWDGRETLKIVGKTPFEAASAVVEDYGLPCSPIQFISEISPLFSDQWCNIKALAGANRLIKHLKSNGVPMVLASNSPRESIDAKISFHDGWKDSFSVIIGGDEVRAGKPSPDIFFEAARRLHIEPSSCLVIEDSLPGVTAGKTAEMEVVAVPSLPKQSHLFTAADEVINSLLDLQLEKWGLPPFTDWVEGTLPVDPWYIGGPVIKGFGRGSKVLGIPTANLSTKDYSDLLSEHPAGVYFGWAGLSARGIFKMVMSIGWNPYFSNKEKTIEPWLLHEFTEDFYGEELRLVIVGYIRPEENFPSLESLIAKIHEDRRVAERALDLPMYSSHKNDSYLRSS